The window GGCGCCTGCTCGACCATCTCGATCGCCATCCGGGCGGCCGCCCCGGCGGGGTCGGGCACCGGGACCGGCACACCGCTGACCGCCATATACGCATCGCCGATGGTCTTGATCTTCTCCAGTCCCCAGCGGTCGGCGAGGGCGTCGAACGCAGAGAACAGATCGTCCAGCATCTCAACGATCTCCTCGGGTGACAAGCTCTCGGAGATCGGTGTGAAGTCGACGACGTCTGCGAAGAGCACCGCCACCTCTTCGACGCGGTCGGCAATCCGCCCCTCGCCGGCTTTGAGCCGCCTGGCGGTCGATGCGGGCAGCACGTTCAGCAAGAGGCGCTCGGAGCGGTCGCGCTCCGTCGCCAGGCCTCCCATGAAGTAGCGCAGGACGAAGTAGACGACTCCGGAGACCGTTCCGATGTTGACCACGAAGAAGACCAGGTTGAGCACCGCCGGAATCGGGGCTGGATCGAGGAGGGGCTCGGCGATCCCTGACAGGATGACCACCAGCGTGTAGGCGACGAACCACCGAATGGGATGGCGAGTGAAGATCAAGGCTCCGAGGGCGGCAACGAGAGCCCAGAGGATCACACCACTCGATGCCACGAATCCACCGAGGCTGACCTGAAGCAGAGGCGGCAGGGTGAGCCAGAGGACGAAATGTAGCCGGACGAACCGGTCGAAGTCGCCACCTCTGGACAACAGGGTCAAGCTGACGATGGCGACGATCTGGTAGGCGAACGGGATCCCCATCGACACGTAGAGCCCGAGCAGCGCATACGTGCCGACCCATACCACGCTGAGCACGGCGATGAGCACGACCACCAACGTGAGGGCGGCCTTCTTGAGCCGCTCTTGCTCGGAGTCCTCTTCATGGATACCGACATCAGCAAGCCGTCCGACCCAGCCGGGCAGGCGTCCCAGCCATCCCGGGCGCGGGGCTTGCCCGTCGTCGCGGGCTCCAAGAGCATCAGACGTTTGCGTCCTCCTCGGCTCGATCGCGCTGAGTCTACGGAGACCCCCGATTCGGCACGGGCGCTGCCGGGTCGGGTGCCACCCGCGGCTCAACGGCCCTACTCGCCGGGCCGCACTTCCACAGCGGCGTCACGACCGGCGGCGGCCCATCGGGGCGCGTGAAGCGGAGTCGCTTCACGGCTTCTCGATCGACGAATCCGCGCAGGGACGGCGATCACGACGCGACCACCTTCATCCGACCGGCTTCCGGCTGACCACCGGCGGTTCGCGGCCGGCCAGGAGCCAGCCTGCGAGCGCCGCGGCCGTGGGCGTGCCGGCAGCGATGAGCACGAGATGGAGGACCGGTAGCCGGACGAGGGTGTCGACGGCGTCGAGGTATCCGGCGCCGAGGACGATGAAGGAGGCGGCTCCGCCGAGGGCGACGCCTAGGGCCGCCAAGGCGCCGGCCGTGGTGGCGGTCACGGCTCGTCGAATCGTGCTCGTCGCCCCGGTCGCCGTCAGGATCCGGAGGTCGCCGGCCGCCTCGCTGCGGATCAGCCCGACGGTCATCGCAAGCACCCCAAGGGCGAGGAGCATCCCGATGGCCGTCGCTCCCGAACGCAGCCTGGCCAGACCGGTCTGGTGGTCGCGGGTCTCGATGGTGAGTCCGCCGCCGGCCGCCAGGTCACGCGACGCCATCAGCTCTTCGCTGGTGAGAGCGTGGCCTGACTCGATGAGCCACCGGCCCGATCCGACTGCTTCCAGGCCGAGCCTGCCCAGGGCCTCGGGGATGATGAACGTGCCGGGCAGCGACGTGTAGGTGGAGGAAAGGGCGGCGACACCGGTGAGGATCTCGATCCTCTCCATCTCGGTGCCGGGTCGTGCCTTGCCCAGGATGCTCAGCTCGCCGGACTCGCTGGTCACGATATCCGTCTCGGGGTCGAGGGCGCCCACGTCGAGCCCGTGCAGTGCGAGTATCTGGGGCGAGGCGACGTACAGGAGCGACAGATCTCCCCACCCGTCGTCGATCCTCCTGGCGATTGTGGCTGCAATGCGGCCGACGAAGGTCGAGTCGTTCTCGATGGTCGGATCGACGGCGACATTCAACGCGATGGCGCTGGATTCGTCGAGTGATTCGACGAGGTCGTCGACGCTTGCTTCGAGGACGGCGAGGTGCGCGGCGTCTGGGATGAATGGTCCGTCGAAGTCGGCCGTGCGAACAAGGAGCTGGTTGTCGGCGAGGTTGCCGGCTTCGGCGGTGTGTTGTGCCGCGGTCGCGGCGACGACGATCGCAATCGGAATACCCAGAGCCAGCGTGATGGCGGCCAGCGCCGCCGCCGACCGTGACTGGTATCGCGCCAGGTCGCGCAGCGCCACCCGAGCTGCGATCGGGAAGGGAGCGGCCTGCGACGCCAAGGCACGGATCGCCAGCGGGCTTGCCAGCAGGACACCCACGACGACTGCCACGGTGCCGCCAGCTACCAGACCGACGTCGCCCCAATGGACTGCTCTGTCGTCGGCTACCGGGCCCGCCATGGAAAGGGCGACGACACCTGACGAAACGAGGATCCCGGCCAGCGCGGCCGACCGTTGGATCGCCTGCGGTCGCTCCGGTCGCCCCGACAGCGCGTGCACGATCGAACCCCGGGACGCCATCCGGGCCGGCCACCACGCGGCTCCGGTGGCGGACAGCACACCCAAGACCATGACGGTCGCGATCAGCGACCAGGGCAAGTCGAAGCGGGCTACGCGGTATCCGACGGCGGCCTCGAGCCGCGGCTGCGCCGCGATCCATCCCGCGACGCCAATCGCCGTCCCCGCCACCGCGGCAACGGCGCCTACCACGGCACCGTTCGCCACCAGGGCCAGCCGAAGATGACGCTCGGTTGCCCCGATCGCCGCCAACATGCCGAGCTGGCGCCGCCGGCGCTGCGCGATGACCATGAAACCTGCCGATGCCAGCAGGCCTACCAGCAACAGGGCAACGGTCGTGACGCCGAGCAGGCCGACCGCGACGGCTATCGCAACACCGGGGCCTCCCCGCGACGAGATCTTCCTGTCACCGCCACCCGGCGGCCGGAAGGAGAGCACCGCGTCCTCGTCGGCGTCGACCAAGATCGTGATCGAGCCCAACTCGACGTCGACGGTGGGCGCTATCAAGACGAACTCGTCGTCCAGGTCGCTCGGGTTCTCGACGATGCCGACCACCGTCCGCGTGGTCCCGTCCAAGTCGAACGCGGCGCCGATTCCGGCTGTGTACTCGTCGGCCACCTCGTCGGTGACCGCCAGCTCGGCTCCGTCGCCGGGGTAGCGCCCCTCCACCACGGTCAGTAGTGGCGCGCCGTAGGCGCCGGTCGGATCCTGAACGCGGTACTCGAGGAGCTCGAACCGCCCCGGTACGGAGACGGGGATGTGACCGATGACGTCGACCGTCCCGAACCAATCCTCGGCGGCTGCTGCGTTGGCAACGAGCGCCTGACTGTCGGGGCCGTCGAAGCTGAAGAAGTGGTTGCCGGTGCCGAACTCGGCGTTTCCCGCTACCGGAGCGAGGTTGTAGCCAGCGGTCCCCACCCCGACGGCGGCGGCCACCGCCAGTGTGAGCAGCGACAACACGAGCACCTGCTGTCGCCACTCCTGACGGAACATGCGCAACGCCCAGCGAATCAGCGCCCGCCGGGCGGCACCACCAGTGTCACCGGCCGATCCGGTCGCGTCGGCCCCGGCCGTGCCCATCAACCGAGACCCGATGCCAGCAGCGAGTCCGGACCGGACGGCGGCGTGGTCTGGTCGACGACTCGTCCGTCGCGCAGGAAGACGACCCGATCGGCCCACGACGCCAGTTGGGCGTCATGGGTCACGACTACGCCGGCCACGCCACCCTGGCATGTGGCTCGCACCAAGCGCATGACGGCCTCGCCGCTGACCGAGTCGAGGGCACCGGTCGGCTCGTCGGCAAGCAAGAGCTGGCGGTCCCCGACCACTGCCCGGGCGATCGCCACCCTCTGGCGCTCGCCGCCGGACAGATCGTCGGGAAACCGTTCCGCCTTGTCGGCAACGCCGAGAGCTTCAAGCCCGAGCATGCCGGCGGCGCGGGCACGGCGCGCTCTCATGCCGTCGAGCTCGAGCGGCATCGTGACGTTCTCCAGAGCGGTCAGCCCGCCGAGCAGGTTGAAGTCCTGAAAGACATATCCGATCGAGCGGCGCCGCAGCCTCGCCCGGGCGTCGAGCGCCAGCTCCGAGACGTCCGATCCACCGACCACCACTTCGCCACTGGTTGCATCTTCGAGGCTTCCGGCGATGGTCAGCAGGGTGCTCTTGCCGGACCCACTCGGCCCCATCACGGCGACCAACTCGCCCGGCTCGACTGACAGATCGATGTCGCGGAGCGCCTGCACTTCGGCGGCCCCCGATCCGTAGATCTTGGAGACCTTGCGTAGCTCGAGCAACGCGGTCATCGCCCACCTGCCCGGGCCGGCTGTGGACCGACGCGCTCGACCCCATCGGGCACGACTCCAACGGTCGGGCGCCGGCTGAGTCGAGCGTCGGCGGCGTCCAGCCACCGCACCACCCCTTCCAGCCGAAACAGTTCGGCATCCACCACGAGGGCCAGCCCCACGTCGTCGTCGGTTGCTTGCGCCTTGACTCTGGTGTATCGCTGCATCGTCTCCACCGAGTGCCGGCGGTGGGCCTGGATGACCTCGTGGACGTCGATCCCCGGAACCCGCAGCGCCACCGAGACCTTGATCACCAACTCGTCACGCGGCGGAGGCTCCGTCCCCGGCGGGGTGCGGAGCCACTCGTCGAGCCCGCGGCGACCCGACGGGGTGATGGCATAAGCCTTCTGCGGACCTTCGCCTGCGTCGTCGTCGCCCTCGACGAGGCCGTCGCGCTCGAGCCGCTGCAGCGTCGTGTACACCTGCCCGACGTTCAATGGCCACACTTCACCGGTTCTCGACTCGAATTCCTGCTGCAGCCGCAGGCCGTACATCGGTCCTTCGCTCAGTACGGCCAGCAGCGCGTGACGAACACTCATGACCTCTTCCTCGTCGGTATACCAAGTATCATACTCAGTATACACGAGGGAACGGTCGAGGAGGCCGTCAATGATCGTTCACATCTCGCACGAGTGGACCACGGCCGGCAACGCCGACGTCTACGACGGCGACTCGGCACGACCATCGTTCCAAGCATCATCGCCGCAGTTGTCCCCAGGCTGAGAGGCGGGGACATACTGTGGCGCCGAGCCACTGCGAGTACCGAAGTCGACTTCGTGGCGGTGGTGATCTTCGACGACTGGTCGGCGGCGGAGAGCTCCGCGGGCCCCGGTGGGACGATCTCAGTCGTGCCACCCGCGGCTCAGCAACTCCTGTCGCGTCAAGACCAGCACTCGCAGCACGACGACACCGTCGCCAGGCACTCGTCCGGCTTCTGATCGACCTGGTCGTGGCGTCGATGCAGATCTCTGCCTCCGCGACGCCATGACCTCTTGTCGAGCGACCGATCCGCCTGCGTCTCCCGCACGGCCGGCGCGCTCTCGGGGCGGCGCTCTCAGCCCCTTGCGCCGGCCAGGGCGGTCCGGGTCGACTCGATGAGCTCGGCCATACCGATCCGACGGCCGTCACTGTGAACCGCCTCGAACGCTTCGCCGCCGAGATGGGCTCTGGCAGCCTCGACCGCAACCTCCGCCTGTTGGATGTCTTCGAACCAGAAGGCCAAGCCCAGCCGCTCGAAGGCAGCCTCGGATGCGGCGATCAGGACGACCCCGCTCTCAGTCCGGCCCCGTGCGACCTCGAGGGACCCGATGCAGTGAGAACACGAGGCGATTCCCTCTTGGTAGCGGGCACCGACCATGAACTCGAACGCCTCGCCAAAGGCGACGGCCGCATCTTCGAGGCGACCCACCATCAGATAGGCGAGACCGAGGTTCCATCGCATCCAGGCGATGAGGAGGCCGTAGTCGTGGCGCTCCGCTTCGGCGAGGGTTTCCTCCCGGAGGCGGATCAGCGAGTCGAAGTCACCGATCTGCCCGTCGATGAAGCTCACAGAGAGCATCGCCACCAGCCGACCCACCGGGTCGTCGAGACGCTCGAAGATGACCAGCGCCCGGTCGAGCAAGGTTCGTGCTTCACCGGGGTCCTCGAGAACGCCGGCGAGGAATGTGGCGGCCAAAGCCTCCCCGTGCTCGTTGCCGCGCTGCCGGAACCCGTCGAGAGCGGCCCGCACCCTCTCGGCGGCCACCGCCGTGTCGCCCCGCTGGATCGACGTGAAGCCGACCAGCCAGTCGAGTGCCGGGCCCTCCGCCCTGCTGTCTACCCGCTGCAGCCAGCTAACGAGATCAGACAGCCGATCGCCGTTGTACCAGTAGATCCAGATATCGAGGAGCACGTCGGCCATGTCGGCCGCCCGGCCGCTCTCGATGGTCCACTCCATGGCCGCGATGAGGTTGGCGTGATCGACCACGATCTCGGCGTCGGCATCACCCGAAGTCTCGAGGCGGCGACGCATCGATGGAGCGTTGCCCACGTAGGAGTCGACGAGGCGGTCGCGCGTGGATCCCGTCTCACCGGCAGCCTCGAGCAGCTCAGCGCCGTACTCGCGCAACAACGAGAGTTGCCGGAATCGTGTCCCACCGGGGAGGTCGGTGATGGCGTGGACCAGTGAGGTGTCGACGAGGGCCTCGATGTCCTCGAGCAGCGAGCCCTCCTGCCCGACGGCGCAGACCTGCTCCAACATGGCCAGGGAGGCCCCGGCCGGCAGGGCAGACAGACGGGCGAACACCGACTGCTGGCTCGGCTTGGTGGCCTGAAGGCTCCAGTCGATGGTGCTGCGGATCGTGCGATGACGCTCCGGGGCGTCCGCTCCCGCGGTGCCCAGAGCGTCGAGGGAGCGAGAGAGCATGCGGTCGAGGTCCGCCAGACTGAGCATCCTCGTCCTTGCCGCAACCAGTTCGATGGCGAGGGGGAGCCCGTCGAGACGGCGACAGATCGACCGGACCAGCGGTTCATCCGAGTCCGTGAGGGTGATGCCCTGCACCGAGGCCCGGTCGATGAACATGGCGACGGCCGGGCTCGCCTCGTCGTCACCGGCGACGGGCAGGGGAGAGATCCGACAGATCCGCTCGGCGGCGATTCCGAGCGGGGTGCGGCTGGTGGCTATGAGACGGAGGTCCGGACAGCAGGCGAGGAGTCGGGCGATCACGGGGCTGGCGTCGACCACGTGCTCGAAATTGTCGACGACGACCAAGGTCGACGTAGTCAGCCCTTCAGCCACGAGGTCCACGATGTCGGCGGTTCCCTCGGGATGGATGCCGACCGATTCGGCAAAGGCGAGGGCGACCCCGTCGGGACCGGAGACAGGGGCCAGGTCGGCGAAGTAGATGCCGCCGGGCATCGCGGTCTCGAAGCGCCGGGCGGTCTCGACAGCCAGCCTGGTCTTGCCGATCCCGCCGGCCCCGTGCAACGTGACCAGGCGGGCTCCATCCTCGAGCATCCCGGCGAGCCGATCCACGTCCGGCCCTCGGCCGAAGAAGCCGGTGTTGAAGGTGGGGAGGGGCCGACCGCGGGTCTTGGCGCTTCGCGGCGGCGGGAAGTTGTCGGGCAGACCCGGGATCACCAGTTGGAACACACGTTCCTCACGAGTGATCCCCCGCAACTGCTGCCGCCCGAGATCGATGAAGCCCAGCTCGTCGGGGAGGCGTCCTTGGACGAGGGCACGGGTCGACTCCGAGAGGAGCACCTGGCCACCATGCGCCATCGCCTCGAGACGTGCCGCCCGATTCACATCCGGCCCGTAGAAGTCGCCGTCCCGGCTCTCCACCACACCGGTGCTGAGGGCTATCCGCACCAGGAGTTGCCCCACTCCCCCCGGCCAGTCTTCCTCGTGAAGCGCACGTTGGATCGCCGACGACGCCTCAACCGCCCTGGTCGGGTCGTCGAAGACGAACATGAACCCATCACCCTTGTCCTTGACCACCCGTCCGTCGAAACGGCCGACGGTCTCGGTCAGGATTTGGTTGTGTCGGGCATGGGCCACCCTCATCGCGTCGCCCTGGCCATCCCAGAGCCTGGTACTTCCTTCGATGTCGGTGAAGACGACGGTGATCGGTGTCGACGAACCCTGCATGCCGGCCGAGAGTGTATCGGCAGGTCGAGACGCAGACGGGCCGCGCCGGCGGGCAAGCTGGATGGGTCACTCCCGTTGGACTCCGTCGAGCGCTGCTCCTTCGGGTTCCGCCGTCGGGCGGGACGTCAGCCAGGCGACCGCCTGTCCCTGCAGCGCATGCGTGCCCATGCCCGATCTCGACCGCGTCGGACCCCGACTCGAAGACCTGTTCAGCACGACCGGTAGGCTGGCCGTATGGTGGGATTGATCGATCGCGGTGCCCTCCACCCCTTGACCGTCGGATTCCTCGACGCCGAGCTCGAGCATCGGTACCAGGTCGAGGAGGGTGCGGTCGCCGCCGGCGGCTATCGAATCATCTGCGCCGCATCGATCGTTGCCTGGCTGGCGGCGAGCGTGCTCGTCCCGCTCGGCACCGACCTGTCGTTCGGTCTCACCATCGCCGTCGGTGGTTCGATGGCTGCAGTCAGCACGCTGTGCTTGCTGTTGGGTCGCTGGGCGGCCACATTGAACCGGCAGCACCTCGTCGCGTCGTTGCTCACCGCGGCGAACGGCCTGGTCATCATCGGGCTGGCAAGGGTTGCCGACTTCTTCGAGGGGTACGCGGTGGCCGGGATCATGATCCTGTTCGTCTTCGGCTTCGTCTCCCGAACCCGGTTCGTCTTCGCCGCCCTCCGCACCGTCATCATCGCCGCCGGGTTCTTCGTCGCGGTAGCGGCGTTCGACGGCGATGGCAGCCTCGTGGTCGACAGCTTCTTCTTCGTGCTGGCTGCGGTCGGCACGCTCCTCGCCCTGCGCCTGCTCGAGCACGACCGGCGCCGTGTGTGGTACCAGCAGCTCGTGATCGTCGACCAGGCCGAAGCGATCGACGAGGAGCGCCGCACCTCCGACCGGCTCCTCCTCAACATCCTTCCCGCATCCGTCTCGGAGCGTCTCAAGGGAGGCGAGTTCCCGATCGCCGACAGCTTCCCTTCCGTCTCGATCGTCTTCGCCGACATCGTCGGGTTCACGCCGCTCTCCGCCCGTCTGTCCCCCTCTGAGGTGATTGCCATGCTGAGTGGGCTGTACTCGCACTTCGACGATCTCGTCACCGCCCGCGGCCTGGAGAAAATCAAGACCATCGGCGACGCCTACATGGCGGTGGGAGGCCTGCCGGAGCCCCTCACGGACCACGCCGAGCGGGTCGTCGATCTGGCACTGGCGATGGTGGCCGCCGGTGCGGCGGGCGACTGGCCCGAGGTATCGCTGCGCGTCGGCGTCCATTCGGGCCCGGCAGCCGGTGGTGTCATCGGCAGTCGGAAGTTCGCTTACGACGTATGGGGAGACACGGTCAACATAGCCGCGAGGTTGGAGCAGAGCGGGGTGGCCGGGCGGGTCCACGTCAGTGAGCAGACCCGCCTCATGGTGAACGGCCGGTTTGTCTTCGAGCCGTGCGGTCCCGTCGAGCTCCGAGGCCTGGGGAGGGTGCCCACCTACCTGGTGGTCGGTCCGGCCTCCGGCGCGACGGCAAGCGGGACAACCACTCGAGGGTGATGTGACACGGCTCCTCCGGGTCGGCCTGCCTCGGGTTGGGTTCGGCGATGCCCCTCGACGTCACCCGGGTCCGTCAGTCCCAGAGGTCGATCTGCGGAAGACCGGCGATCCCCAGAGTCTGCGACAGCTCGCCGCAGTGGTAGACGTCATGGCTGAAGACCCGCTGGATGACCGAGCCGCGGGTGTGCACCCAGTCCTCGCCGTAGTCCTCGCGACGGAGCTCTTCGGCGAGCATGCCCACGGTCCATCTGTCCAGACACTTCTCGACGATGCGGAAAGACGAGTTCAGAGCCTCGATGAGCTCATCGGCGTCGAGCGGGTGGTCGAGGTCGTCGTCCCCGGGGCAGTTGTGGGCGGCGTCGGTGAACGGCGTGGTCTCGGCGCCGGGCTCCCCGGCGAAGTCGCACAGCCAGAACACTCGCTGGCAGGCGGTGTGGCCCACAGTCGCCCAGATCGGCCAACGCTCGGGCGACGCCCGAATCGCCAGCTCCTCATCGGTCATCGCCGCAACGACGCCGCGGAGGCGCCGGTTGTACTGGGGCCACATGCCGTAGGCCGGTCGGATCGTCACGTTGCCCATCCCGTCACCGCTCTCCGGCCTGCTCTGCGCCATCGTTCGATTGCGGTCGACGATGGAACTACAGCTCGGTCAACAGCTCGAGGAATTCGTCCCGATCCACTGCGGGCATCGTTTCGGACTTGGCGCCGATCAGATTGCCTATTTTTGCCGCGACCTTCATCGCAGCTCGGTTGTCCGGACACTCGACGACAGCCAAAACGTCGTGGGCGCCCAGAAGGCCATAGACCGCAAGGATCTCACAGCTCTCGGCTGCGACGATCTCCTGCGCTTTGCCGAACCGCTCCGGGCCACCACCTTCGATCGCCCCGGTGTACTTGAACAAGCTCACATACTTGGGAATCGGATTCTCCTTTGATCGTCGATCATTCGGACCGTGGTCCGACGTCGTACCTCTGCCACGGCTCTGATGCTGGCACGAAGGATCGGCTCGTCGTCACGTGCCCGGGAGGCTGTTCACCTCGCCCGCGCCCTGGTAGAGCGCCCGCCTGCCGAGGCCGGGCTCGTTCCGCGCTGCGGGTCGGCTTCACGTCGTGATGGAGTATGTACTCCATCTGGTCTCCTCGTTCCGCCGTGGGTACGCGGAGCATAGGCACCGGGTTCGGGAGATGGCAGGTGCAGGACGGGGGATCCTTCCACCACGAGGTCGGCGCAGACGTCGTGTGCTCCGCCGCACCACCATGGTCCTCGCTTACGGCGAGGTCACATTCACTCACACCCGCCACCGGTTCTGAGTGCCGGTCAGCGGCCTTCCCAGAACACGTCCCAGAGCCCGCTGATCGTGCATGGCGAAGCAGTGCCGGGTGGGCTCCCCGGTCACGCCGGGGAGCCCACCCTCTCACGTCACGCCGGAGTCGGTCCGGGGATCTGACGCAGGACCACATCCCAGCCGGTGTCGTACTCATCGCGCAGGGCGGGCCCGCTGGGGCCACGGGCCTCCCACCCGTCGTGAACCAACGTCACCTCGGTCCCCTCGGCCGTCGCTCGGAACGTGATCTCGAGGTGGGTCGACTGTGAGGCAGCCATGCCCGGGTGCCAGGTCAGCGCAAGCCGCGCCGCCGGCTGCCAGGCCGTGATCTCGCCCCAGTCGTGCTCGACACCATCGCGGGTCACCTCGTAGATGCGCCCACCCTGTCCGGGTTCGACCGCCACTCGATCGGCGTCGCTGCCGCCCACGGAGTGGGTCTGCTTCGGCCACCACTCATCGATCCGACTCGTGAACAGCTCGAAGACCACACCGGGTTCCCCCTGCACCGTGATCGTCTTGACGACCGGCTCGATCTGAACCATCTCCATCGCATCCTCCATCTCTCTCTCAACGAAGCCGGCGAACCGACCCATGGCGGTGTCCCACATCTCGTCGACGGCGGCGCGGAGGGCGGCCATCCCCTCCGCGTCCACCGAGTAGACGTGGCGGTTGCCCACCGTGGTGACTCGGGCGAGCCGAGCGTCCACGAGCACCTTGAGGTGCTGTGACACTGCCGGCCGACTCACGGGCAGCTGCTCGGCCAGCTCTCCCACCGACCGGGGCCGGTCAAGGAGCAGTTGGTAGATCCGGCGCCTCGTGGGTGCCGCCAGCGCCTCGAACTGTTCGCCGCTCATGATGAGGACAGTAAGGAATCACTTACCGTAAGTCAACCCTTACCACGCGCTTTCTACGGATCACGGTCCCGGTGGCTGGTGGACCGCCCACGGAGCGATCGATCGATTGGATGGCGGCGGTCTCAGAAGTCGTGGCCCCAAGGGCCTACGCCGTAGATCCGGTCGACGCTGACCCGGACCACGAAGCCGGCCGGCACGTCGCGCATCGGGAACTTCTCGCCGGGACCGACGTAGAAATGGGCGAGGTGATCCATCCACTCGAGGGCCCCGCCGGCCGTGACACGCCCCCGGCCCGTGATCACGGCGTAGGGGTGGAGCGCACCGCTCGAGCTCTCTTTGGCCTGGAATGAGACGACGACCCTGGAGTCGCGGCGGATGCTCTCCAGCTTGTGCTGGTCGGGGAACGTGGCGAATACCAACTCGTCACCGTCGAAACCGGCCCACACCAGGGTCACGTGCGGAGTGCCGTCAGGGTCGAGCGTGACCAGGTGCCCCAATGGGCCGGTTGCGACCAGATCGCGAACCGACTGTGGGATCTCCATGCGCACCGACGCTACACGACCGTCGGCCACCACCGCATCGCCCGAGACCGGAGCCCTAGGGTGCGACGGTCGCTGCGGACCATTGCGGCGCAAGTCCTGGAGGTCGGTCATGACCGGAAACGCGAGTTCGGACGGCGGCTACGGCAGGAGGGTCTTGGTCCTCTTGGCGGTCGTCCTCGCCGCGGTGTGGGGAGTGGCCGTGCTCTTCCACCCGTCCTCCTACACCGGTACCAGCAACGCCCGCTGGCTCGGCATCCACTACCTGCAGCTGTTCATTGCTCCGTTCGTCGCCATCGGAGTGCTCCACGTCCTCGACGGCATCTCCGGTGCCTGGGCGCTCGTCGCAAGGATCAGCATCGTGGCCTGGGCGGCGTGGTTCTCGGCCTTCGACGCCGTCGCTGGCATCGCCACCGGGATCCTCTCCGGGGAAGGCGAGATGACGGCGGCCGATGCGCTGTTCGACAGCGGCGCCGTCGGGGGCACAATGTCGCTGCTCGGTGTCCTCGGCCAGGGCATGTGGCTGATCGTGGCACTCGCCGCCGGGCTCGCCTTGAGACGCTCCGGCGCCAAGACGATCACCTATGTGGCGATGTTCGTGTCGGCGTTGATTTTCTTCCATCTCGGCCCGGCGGCCGCCGGTTACCTGGCCCTCGCCGTGGCGCTGTGGACCGCGCTCCCCGCGACGCAAGGGGCGCCGGTGCCCCGCACTACGACATGAGAGCAATGGGCGAAAAGGAGCTTTCCCGGTGGCAACGGCCCTCGGAGGGCTCATCGCCTCGGCCACCAGCATCAGGACCACGTTCTTTGTCGGCGCCGGTCTGATCGCGGCGCTGTTGCCGTTTCTCATCTTCGTGACAAACAGGCACAGCTTGAGCGCGTCACAGGTGTGACCCCGGATCCTCCCGCGAATCCCGCATCAGCGTCGGCCCTGACCCGGGGCGGACGGCAACATCGTCGCTTCGATCCGGGATTGGACGCTGACCGAGCCAAGGACGCCGACCAGGGCGATGAGGCACAGTGGCGATGCCTGAGTAGTGTTGGAGG is drawn from Acidimicrobiia bacterium and contains these coding sequences:
- a CDS encoding adenylate/guanylate cyclase domain-containing protein, encoding MVVLIAVLSVVWVGTYALLGLYVSMGIPFAYQIVAIVSLTLLSRGGDFDRFVRLHFVLWLTLPPLLQVSLGGFVASSGVILWALVAALGALIFTRHPIRWFVAYTLVVILSGIAEPLLDPAPIPAVLNLVFFVVNIGTVSGVVYFVLRYFMGGLATERDRSERLLLNVLPASTARRLKAGEGRIADRVEEVAVLFADVVDFTPISESLSPEEIVEMLDDLFSAFDALADRWGLEKIKTIGDAYMAVSGVPVPVPDPAGAAARMAIEMVEQAPRVRESLVLRVGMDVGPVTAGVIGKRKFAYDLWGDTVNTASRMQSHGVPGRIQVTQRAFELLRDRFAFEPRGPIEVKGKGVLQAYLMLGPKVGDGHGTEAVLQSQRGP
- a CDS encoding ABC transporter permease, with the protein product MGTAGADATGSAGDTGGAARRALIRWALRMFRQEWRQQVLVLSLLTLAVAAAVGVGTAGYNLAPVAGNAEFGTGNHFFSFDGPDSQALVANAAAAEDWFGTVDVIGHIPVSVPGRFELLEYRVQDPTGAYGAPLLTVVEGRYPGDGAELAVTDEVADEYTAGIGAAFDLDGTTRTVVGIVENPSDLDDEFVLIAPTVDVELGSITILVDADEDAVLSFRPPGGGDRKISSRGGPGVAIAVAVGLLGVTTVALLLVGLLASAGFMVIAQRRRRQLGMLAAIGATERHLRLALVANGAVVGAVAAVAGTAIGVAGWIAAQPRLEAAVGYRVARFDLPWSLIATVMVLGVLSATGAAWWPARMASRGSIVHALSGRPERPQAIQRSAALAGILVSSGVVALSMAGPVADDRAVHWGDVGLVAGGTVAVVVGVLLASPLAIRALASQAAPFPIAARVALRDLARYQSRSAAALAAITLALGIPIAIVVAATAAQHTAEAGNLADNQLLVRTADFDGPFIPDAAHLAVLEASVDDLVESLDESSAIALNVAVDPTIENDSTFVGRIAATIARRIDDGWGDLSLLYVASPQILALHGLDVGALDPETDIVTSESGELSILGKARPGTEMERIEILTGVAALSSTYTSLPGTFIIPEALGRLGLEAVGSGRWLIESGHALTSEELMASRDLAAGGGLTIETRDHQTGLARLRSGATAIGMLLALGVLAMTVGLIRSEAAGDLRILTATGATSTIRRAVTATTAGALAALGVALGGAASFIVLGAGYLDAVDTLVRLPVLHLVLIAAGTPTAAALAGWLLAGREPPVVSRKPVG
- a CDS encoding PadR family transcriptional regulator — its product is MSVRHALLAVLSEGPMYGLRLQQEFESRTGEVWPLNVGQVYTTLQRLERDGLVEGDDDAGEGPQKAYAITPSGRRGLDEWLRTPPGTEPPPRDELVIKVSVALRVPGIDVHEVIQAHRRHSVETMQRYTRVKAQATDDDVGLALVVDAELFRLEGVVRWLDAADARLSRRPTVGVVPDGVERVGPQPARAGGR
- a CDS encoding ABC transporter ATP-binding protein, whose translation is MTALLELRKVSKIYGSGAAEVQALRDIDLSVEPGELVAVMGPSGSGKSTLLTIAGSLEDATSGEVVVGGSDVSELALDARARLRRRSIGYVFQDFNLLGGLTALENVTMPLELDGMRARRARAAGMLGLEALGVADKAERFPDDLSGGERQRVAIARAVVGDRQLLLADEPTGALDSVSGEAVMRLVRATCQGGVAGVVVTHDAQLASWADRVVFLRDGRVVDQTTPPSGPDSLLASGLG